The Eubacterium maltosivorans genome includes the window GCTCAGGCGTCTGCAAAAGGAAAAGTACCTGGCCACCTACGATAAGCCCTTTCAGGGACGGAATCGCCGTTATTACGCCATTACGGAAAGCGGAAGGGCCAAGCTGGCAGAATACCGTGAAGAGTGGGATATTTACAAGGAAAAAATAGATTCGCTTCTGATAGGAGGTGGCGTGAATGAATCGTGAAGAGTATATGGCAGCGCTGGAAAAGCACTTGAGAAAGCTGCCAAGGGATGAAAGGGAAAATGCCCTGGTGTATTACAATGAATATTTTGATGACGCCGGGCCGGAAAATGAGGACAGGGTTATCGGGGAGCTGGGCTCGCCGGCCAAGCTGGCCGCGCAGCTGCGCAGCGAGTACGCCCTGAAGGGAAATGAGCAAGAGAAAAAGAAAATGCCTGTGGTGTTAATTGTGATCTTATCCATCTTCGCGGCGCCCATCGCCCTGCCACTGGTCATTGTGGCCGCGGCTTTGGTATTTGTGCTGATGGTGGTGGTTTTCGCCTTCCTGTTCGCCTTTGTGGTGACAGCGGTGAGCCTAATCCTGGGCGGTTTCCTCTGGATGGTGATCGGGCTGATTTTGATCTTTCAGAGCCCGGCGGCTACGCTGTTTTACGTGGGCGGCGGGGCGCTCGCGTTGGGGCTGGGGATATTGCTGGGAGTGGGCATGTACCACCTGATCCCCTGGGTGATCAGCGGTTTTAAGCGGATGGCCGAAGCGATTTTGGAATGGAGGAAAAATGCATGAAATTTGAATCAAAAAAGCTCTTGAAAATTGGCGGGATTCTGGCAGCCGGCGGACTTCTGCTCGCCGGGGTCGGCATGCTGCTGGGCGGCATGACCTCCACCTATATTGACAGCAGGGGAATCCATGTGATGAAGTATGAGGAAAAAAGGCTGGAATACCAGAAGATACCCGGTAAAATAGAGAACCTTGATATTGATTTTTCACTGGCAGACCTGGAAATAATCCTGGCAGATGAAAACGCCATTGAGGCAGTCTACTATGAGGACTCGGCAAAGCCTGTGATCCATCAGGACGGGAACACCACTGCCATCACCAGCAGGAGCCAGGAGGAAAACCGCATGGTTCTTATGGGCGTCGGCAACATTTACGGCAACTCAAAGATCAAGGTCTACCTGGATAAAAAGGAAACGGGCCAGTCTCTGGACGCCAGGGTGGACAATGGCAAGATCCAGTTTAACGGCCCCAGGGCCTTTAAGGCGCTGTCGGTTCAGAACCATCTGGGCAGTATAAATATGACCTCCGTCAAAGCAGACAGCGTGTATATAAAGCTGGACAACGGCGATCTGGACGCGAGCGATGTTGAGACCAAGAGCTTTACAGTGGAGAACCATCTTGGAAAAATCAAGGCGGCCAATATCCGTGCCGATGAGGGAAGCATTAAAAACGACAATGGAAAGATCACCCTGACGGACAGCACCTATAACATGCTGACCGCCGAGGACCACCTGGGCGATATTGTCGGCGAGGGGTTAAGCATTAAGGGCGGACAGTTCAAAAACGACAATGGCAAGATTAACCTGAGCGGCGCCATAGAGGGAGAAATCAACGTGACAGCCCATCTGGGGGATGTGAACATCAAGACCAGTATTTCCCGGGAAACGGCCGGATACCAGCTGAGCACCAGCTTAGGCAAGGTGGTGGTTGACGGCGCCAAATATGAGGAAGTAGTCCGGGATGAAAACCAGAGCGCCACCAGCCGCTTTGTCATCAACAATAACAACGGCGATATCCGTCTGGATTTTGGAAAACAGTAAGCCGCTATATCAATTTAGTCAACCCGTATCGCCACGATACGGGTTGATTTTTGCGTTGTGTATAAAATTAAGGGTACATGCTATAGGGAGGGCCCCAAAATGTCAAAAATGATCCATATTCTGACATAATTGATCATAGGAACCTCAGCTGTAAAATGGTATAATCTTAACATCAAAGACAGGAGTGAAGCTTACATGGTCATTACCTATGAAACAGAGAGTACGGCCTATAAAGATAAAAATGCACTGTACGTCAATGCCACCAACCGCTGCAATAACCGCTGCGTGTTTTGCCACCGGTTTAACCGGGAGGAGGAGGCCAGCCGTATGGACGAGCTGTGGCTTGAGCGGGAGCCGGCAGTGGAGGAGATTTTAAACGATATCCGGGCGAGGGATATGGCGAAGTATGACGAAATCGTCTTTTGCGGCTACGGCGAGCCGACCTGCCGCCTGAAGGATATTCTGGAGATCGCGCGGGTGCTGAAGCAGGAATACGGCGTGGCAGTCCGGCTGAACACCAACGGCCTGGCCGACACCCTGTACGGTGAGGATGTCACCCCCTGGCTGGCCGGCCTGGTGGATGTGGTGTCCGTGAGCCTGAACGCGCCAGATGCAGAGGAATACGAGGCCCTGTGCCGCCCCCAGGCAGAGCACGCCTTTGAGCACATGCTCCGCTTCGCGGAAAACGCCGCGCGTTTTGCAAAGGTCTATATGACCATCATCGACACCATGAGCCCGGAGGGGCAGGCCGCCTGTCTTCGGATCGCAGAAGAATGCGGTGCAGCGCTTAAAGTACGCCACTACCTGCGGTGAGATGATGAGAAGATGAAAGAGGCTGCCTGCGGGCGGCTTTTTTTTGATTGGACAAATTTGTTAAGGAAAAGGACAAAAATAAGGGAGTTCAGGTATGGTATAATTTTAGCAGAGGAGGGATTGGTATGGCGGTTCAGGTAATGGAGTGGGGTTATATAGACTGGAAGCATGTCAAGACAGAAAATAACCCAAGACAGAATATGAATATTGGCATTGTGGTCATCGAGCCCGGCAGACATCTGGCAGAGCATGTGCATTACGGGCAGGAGCAGCTGTTGTATGTGCTGCAGGGCAGGGGCATTTACTACATTAACGGAGAGCGTGTCGAGCCTGAGCCAGGGCAGATCTTTTATATGGAGGCAGGAAGCTCCCATGAGGTCTATAACCCCACCGACGGGCAGATAAAAGAGCTGCTGGTCTCCAACCCGGTATACGGTGCGGAGGAGATTTCCATCGATACACTAATAAACCTGGAGGCACCGTCAGACGATATTCTTTATGCGGCTGTGGAGGGCGTGCGCCAGCAGTCCATCGACCCGCTCAAGCTGCCCCTGACCATCTACGACACTGCGGGCAAAACAGTGCTGCAGACAAACTGTTTTCCGGATTACTGCACAGAGCGCTGCAACCCGTTTGGCAGCAGCAGCTGTCCATGCCGGGGCATGGGACAGGCGAACCTGAGCGAGCCCTGGGATTACCGGCAGTTTGTCTGCCCCTACGGCCTGACCCTTTACCAGCAGCCCATCGTGCATGAAAACCGGTGCATCGGTGTGATTCAGGGCGGTTATATCCTGTTGTCCACCATGAAAAGCGAGGGCAAGACCAGCGACCGCACCGAGGAGCTGTACGATACGCCGGAGAGCACAGCCCTGAGCATCCGCATGCTGCTCAGGAGGATTGCCGAGCATATTGTGAGTTTCTGCGTGTTCAGCGACGCCCGCAGGGTGCTGGAAGCCAAGGAGAGGGACATCGACGACGCCCAGAAATACAGCAAGCGGCTGGAAAAAAACCTCAAGGCTGCCCAGAATATCGTGACCGACCTGCGCATCAACCACCATTTTCTGTTCAATACCCTGAACTGTATGGCCGGTATGGCTCTGGATAAGGATGCTTACGAGTTGTACGACGCCATCATCGACCTGTCCAAGATGTTCCGCTACACCACCAAGACCAAGGAGAACTTTGTGCCCTTCAGCCAGGAGGCCGCTTACCTTAAGACCTATCTGAAGCTCCAGAAGCTGCGCTACGAGGACAGCCTGCAGGTGGATATCAAGATTAATACTCAGCTTGACGACTGGCTGGTGCCCTTTAACTTTTTACAGCCCATCGCCGAGAACGCCTTTACCCATGGCTTTGACACCAACAACCTGAAAAAGCGGCTGTCTGTCACGGCTCAGCCAAGCGGCAGCAAGGTACTGATCTCCATCTACAATAATGGCGCGGTGATTGACTACGGCACCCTGAGCCGCATAAACGACAGCCTGCCCTCGGGCAGTGAGCATGGCCTGTCACTGATTTATGCCAAGCTGAAAATGCGCTTCGGCCCGGATTTTTCGATGAATGTGTACTCCGATGAGCGCATCGGCACATGGATTATTCTGGAATTGCCCTACTCATATCAAAAGGAAGTGGAGAACGATGATTAAAGTGGTTATCGCTGACGACGAAAAGGCCGTTTCCAAGATCATACAGCATTTTATCGCGCGCGAAAAGCTGCCGCTCCAGGTTGAGGGCGTTGCCCTGGACGGAGAGAGCGCCCTGCAGATGATCCGCCAAAAGAAGCCGGATCTGGTATTTCTGGACATCAAGATGCCCCTTATGGACGGCTTTGAGGTCATGGAAGCCCTGAAGGAGCAGGCGATTGATGTGAAGATTGTGATTATCACTGCCTACGAGTCCTTCGAGTACGCCCAGCGGGCCCTGCGCATGGGCGCCAGGGATATTATTCTCAAACCCATTGAGTATGAGCAGTTTACCCAGGCTCTGCTCCGGTCTGTGGGCTGGAATTTTACGGGTAATGACCTGGTTAACCAGGTGCTGGAGTACATTCACACCCATTTTACAGAGAAGATCGAACTCCAGCTGCTGTCGGAGCAGTTTCACGTCACAGCCAGCTACCTTTCCAAGCAGTTTAAGCGCTACGTGGACACCAACCTCATCGGCTATGTGAACAAAATCCGGATTGAGCACGCTGTCGATCTGCTGAAAAACGAACCCTACAGCATACAGGAGGTGGCTAAGCAGGTGGGCTATGAGAATGTGAATTATTTTTACAAAAAGTTCAAGGAGCAGACCGGACGTATGCCGTCAGATTATCTGAAGAAGTAAAATATATAAGCTGTCACGATATTATAGTGACAGCTATTTTTGTGTCAACTGGATAAAAATGATCATGAAATCGACAATTCTCTTCATAGATTGCGCTTTGTAATCGTGTTAGAATGAGATCATCGAAAACAAACACAGAAAACGAAGTGAGGTATTGAAATGTTAAAAACAACAAGGGTACTGGATCCGGAAGTCTATTCCATCGTAGAGGCAGAGCTTGACCGTCAGGAGCACAACATCGAAATGATCGCGTCTGAGAGCACTGCGCCCACGCCGGTCATGGAGCTGAGCGGCTGTGTATTCACCAATAAGACTGAGGAAGGGTTGCCGGGAAACCGCTTCCAGGCTGGCTCTGAACAGGCTGACGCCATTGAAAGCCTAGCCTGTCGCCGCGCGCTGGAGCTTTACGGCGCCGAGTATGTTAATTTACAGCCATACTCCGGGTCAACCGCAAACTACTGCGTGTTTAACGCGGTGCTGAACCCGGGAGATAAAATTCTGAGCATGCGTCTGGACCAGGGCGGCCATCTGACCCACGGCTCCCCGGTGAATTTCCTGAGAAAAGTTTATGAATATGACTTTTACGGGGTTGATAAGGAAACCGAGGTCATCGACTATGACGCTCTGGAGGATCAGGCCATGGCATATAAGCCAAAGCTTTTAATCACCGGCGCCAGCTCTTACCCGAGACTCATCGACTATGAGCGCATGGCCAAGATCGCCAAGAACTGCGGCGCGATTTTGATGAACGACATGGCTCACATCGCGGGCCTGGTCGGGGCCAAGGTCATCCCAAGCCCGATCCCGCACTGCGATTTTGTCTCCTCCTCCACCACCAAAACCTTCTGCGGCCCGCGCGCCGGTATGGTTTTCTGCAAGAAGGAATACGAAAAGGCTCTGAACAAATCCGTATTCCCGGGGACTCTGGGCTCCATCCATCTGAACACCATCGCCGCCAAGGCCTATTCCTTCAAATATATCGGCACACCAGAGTTCAGAGAAATCATGGAACGTGTTGTCCGCAACGCCAAAACCCTGGCTGAGGAGCTCCAGGGCTACGGCTTCCGCATCATCAGCGGAGGCACCGACAACCATATTGTCATGGTCGATTTAAGACCAAAGGGACTGACTGGAAAGAGCTTTGAACAGGCGTTGGAATATGTGGGCATTACAGTCAATAAGAATATGATCCCATTTGATATGGAAAGCCCCTTTGTGTGCAGCGGCGTAAGAATCGGCCTGACCTCTACTGCTCAGCGTGGGCTGGAGGAGGACGCCATCAGGGAAATCGCTGAGATCATGGACAAGGTCGCGAAGGACCCTGAAAATATGACGAATCTGGACGCCTGTAAGGCACAGGCCCGGGCGTTAATTTCCAGATACCCGCTGTACCCGGCCGGCTATTTTGAAGATTAATCAGTAGAGATGAGCTGTCAGCCGCTGTATAAAGAATTACAGCGGCTTTGCCAGTAAACGAGAGGGGAAATTATGTTAGAGAGTATTGTAACAAGTGTCAACGATGTGGTCTGGAGTATCCCGCTGATTATTCTGATTCTGGGCACCGGCGTCTATTTTTCGGTGCGGATGAAATTTCCGCAGCTGCGGCTCATCAAGGAGATGTTCCGGCTGCTGAACGATAACAAAGGCAAGGGTACAGATGAAGGGGTATCTGGTCTGCGTGCATTTATCATGACCGCCGCAGGGCGTGTGGGCGTCGGCAATATCGCCGGTATGGCCACGGCCATCGCTCTGGGGGGCCCGGGGGCAATCTTCTGGCTCTGGGTGGTAGCGCTGTTCGGAACAGCCATCGCCCTCATCGAGTCCACTCTGGCCCAGGCATATAAGATCACTGTCAACGGCGAGTTCAGAGGAGGTCCGGCCTACTATATCGAGCGGGGAATTGGTAAAAAATGGTATGCTAAGGCCTTTGCCCTGGTCACAATTCTGGCGCCCGGTATCCTGATGCCCGGGGTCCAGTCCTATAATATTACCTCAAGCCTGAACCAGGCCTTTGGCTGGAACACCCTCATCATTGCCATCGTGCTGGCCGCGGTGGTCGGAATCTGCATTTTCGGCGGCGTAAAGCGTATCTCAGCCGTGGCGGAAAAGGTTTCCCCCTTTATGGCCTGCGCCTATCTTCTGGTTTCCTTTATCATCATCGGAACCAACATCAGCAAGGTGCCCGGCGTGTTTATGATGATCATCCAGTCTGCTTTCAGTGTCCAGCCGGTTTTTGGCGCGCTGGCCGGCGCGGCTCTTTCCAAGGGCGTGATGCGCGGCGTGTTCGCCAATGAGGCAGGACAAGGAACCTCAGCCATCATGGCCGGCTCTGCCGATGTATCGCACCCGGTAAAGCAGGGGCTGGCCTCGTGCCTGAGCGTTTACGCAGGGACCATCCTGGTCTGTACGACCTCTGCTTTTATGATTTTGCTGACCGGCTGCTACAACGTGGTCGGACCAGCCGGCGGCTTCCTGTTCGAGGGCATGCCCGGAAAGGAATATGGCGTCGCCTATGTACATGGAGCCATCGACACCATCTTTCCCGGCTTCGGAGCGCCCTTTATCGCGGTTTCCATCCTGCTTTTCGCCTTTATTGCCCTCCTGGCTTATTACTACTATGCCGAGAGCAATCTGGTTTACGTTTTTCATGAGACAAAGGCGTGGATGAAGAGCAACAAGCCCTTCCTGTACGTGTTCCGCGGAATCTTTATTCTGGCCGCGTTCCAGGGCTGCCTGCAGGCTGTGTCTGTGGTGTGGACCATGGGCGACATTGGTTGTGGGCTGATGACCTGGCTTAACGTGATCGCAGTGCTGATTTTGAGCAACCAGGGTCTGGCAATCTTCAAGGATTACGAGCGCCAGAAAAAACTGGGGCTGGAACCCGTCTTTGATCCAGACCTTCTGGGAATCCAGAATGCTGGCAGCGTCTGGCGGGACCGTCTGGATGAGTATAAAGTCGCTCAAAAGGCCGAAGCGGAGGAAAAGGGACTTGCCGCATAAAAAAACAACCCGTATCGGGACGGTACGGGTTGTTTTTGCAGTTTGGCTAAAAGAAGAAAAGATAAATATTATTTTTATAAATAATCTTGTTGACAATACTTCGCTTATACGATATACTTGAAAAAATAGTAAAAAAATAATATTCTGCATTTTTGGTGAATAAAAAACCATTCATAAAACAAAAAACAGAAAAATCAGAAAATTTAATAGACATGCTGTCGAATGGGGAATTGCTGTCACCCACTGGAACAGAAGGCTTAAGTGCTTTCTGTTTTTTTTATTATCAAAATTTTAAGGAGAAAAATAATGAAGAAGACAAGTGAATCTGTTAACAAAGCTTTAAGAAGTAAAGATATACTCTTTATAGAGGCTGTCTACGATGATTACGGCAATAACAGCCGCGTTCATTACCTGGAGGATGGGAGAATGGTCAGCCGTCTGGCTGACGGTGTTGGTCCCCGGGATTACATCAGGAGAATGATGCGGTCGCGCTGTCTTAGCGAGGCCATATACCGCCAGTATATGGCAGCGTGGCTGGGCATGGAAAAAGATTATCCCTATCTGGCGGGGGCAGGAGCGTTGATGGTGTCGGTAAAAACACGCGTGAGCGTCAAGTTTATAAACAACCGACGAAATTATGACGACGCCTACAGTTTTTATAATTTCCATTTTTTTGATGAAGACATGGACTTGCAGACCGATAATGGCAGCATCTACCTTGCGGGTGGTTTTGTAATCGGAACATACCAGAGCGGCAGGCAGAACGAGCTGGGGTACGAACGGGCCAAAAGGGTACTTGCAGGAGTGCGGAAAATATGGGAGAGTTAGGTGGATATGGTAAAGCAACAGAATCAAAACCGCTGAGAGAGGCTGCGATTCAAGAACCCTCCAACCCGTATCACCGCAATACCCCTTGAATTGTGCAGACTTTTATTGCGAATCTTGATCACGTCTGATATAATGTATAAATGAAATTTATAAAAGTCAGGTGGGCTGGGTAATGGCCTGCGGGTGTTATATGGGAATGCCCGGCAGGCTTGGAAAACAGTTGCAGAGGCAGTACATTTTTTAGAGGGGATCAAATAATTATGGCACAGTCAGATGATTTTTTTAAAACATTTACGGTTGACCCTGCTCTTTTTTACAGCGCGATCATCAGGAGTACGGACGATTACGTCTATATTGTGGACATGAATACCGATATGGCTCTGGTTTCTCCAAACATGGAAAGGGATTTTGAACTGCCTGGCCGCCAGTTTAAGGGGC containing:
- a CDS encoding PadR family transcriptional regulator, which codes for MIFQLGSALLDACVLAVLSEEDAYGYSLTQRVKSVLDISESTLYPVLRRLQKEKYLATYDKPFQGRNRRYYAITESGRAKLAEYREEWDIYKEKIDSLLIGGGVNES
- a CDS encoding DUF1700 domain-containing protein is translated as MNREEYMAALEKHLRKLPRDERENALVYYNEYFDDAGPENEDRVIGELGSPAKLAAQLRSEYALKGNEQEKKKMPVVLIVILSIFAAPIALPLVIVAAALVFVLMVVVFAFLFAFVVTAVSLILGGFLWMVIGLILIFQSPAATLFYVGGGALALGLGILLGVGMYHLIPWVISGFKRMAEAILEWRKNA
- a CDS encoding DUF4097 family beta strand repeat-containing protein produces the protein MKFESKKLLKIGGILAAGGLLLAGVGMLLGGMTSTYIDSRGIHVMKYEEKRLEYQKIPGKIENLDIDFSLADLEIILADENAIEAVYYEDSAKPVIHQDGNTTAITSRSQEENRMVLMGVGNIYGNSKIKVYLDKKETGQSLDARVDNGKIQFNGPRAFKALSVQNHLGSINMTSVKADSVYIKLDNGDLDASDVETKSFTVENHLGKIKAANIRADEGSIKNDNGKITLTDSTYNMLTAEDHLGDIVGEGLSIKGGQFKNDNGKINLSGAIEGEINVTAHLGDVNIKTSISRETAGYQLSTSLGKVVVDGAKYEEVVRDENQSATSRFVINNNNGDIRLDFGKQ
- a CDS encoding TatD family nuclease-associated radical SAM protein, whose protein sequence is MVITYETESTAYKDKNALYVNATNRCNNRCVFCHRFNREEEASRMDELWLEREPAVEEILNDIRARDMAKYDEIVFCGYGEPTCRLKDILEIARVLKQEYGVAVRLNTNGLADTLYGEDVTPWLAGLVDVVSVSLNAPDAEEYEALCRPQAEHAFEHMLRFAENAARFAKVYMTIIDTMSPEGQAACLRIAEECGAALKVRHYLR
- a CDS encoding histidine kinase; translation: MAVQVMEWGYIDWKHVKTENNPRQNMNIGIVVIEPGRHLAEHVHYGQEQLLYVLQGRGIYYINGERVEPEPGQIFYMEAGSSHEVYNPTDGQIKELLVSNPVYGAEEISIDTLINLEAPSDDILYAAVEGVRQQSIDPLKLPLTIYDTAGKTVLQTNCFPDYCTERCNPFGSSSCPCRGMGQANLSEPWDYRQFVCPYGLTLYQQPIVHENRCIGVIQGGYILLSTMKSEGKTSDRTEELYDTPESTALSIRMLLRRIAEHIVSFCVFSDARRVLEAKERDIDDAQKYSKRLEKNLKAAQNIVTDLRINHHFLFNTLNCMAGMALDKDAYELYDAIIDLSKMFRYTTKTKENFVPFSQEAAYLKTYLKLQKLRYEDSLQVDIKINTQLDDWLVPFNFLQPIAENAFTHGFDTNNLKKRLSVTAQPSGSKVLISIYNNGAVIDYGTLSRINDSLPSGSEHGLSLIYAKLKMRFGPDFSMNVYSDERIGTWIILELPYSYQKEVENDD
- a CDS encoding response regulator transcription factor: MIKVVIADDEKAVSKIIQHFIAREKLPLQVEGVALDGESALQMIRQKKPDLVFLDIKMPLMDGFEVMEALKEQAIDVKIVIITAYESFEYAQRALRMGARDIILKPIEYEQFTQALLRSVGWNFTGNDLVNQVLEYIHTHFTEKIELQLLSEQFHVTASYLSKQFKRYVDTNLIGYVNKIRIEHAVDLLKNEPYSIQEVAKQVGYENVNYFYKKFKEQTGRMPSDYLKK
- the glyA gene encoding serine hydroxymethyltransferase, yielding MLKTTRVLDPEVYSIVEAELDRQEHNIEMIASESTAPTPVMELSGCVFTNKTEEGLPGNRFQAGSEQADAIESLACRRALELYGAEYVNLQPYSGSTANYCVFNAVLNPGDKILSMRLDQGGHLTHGSPVNFLRKVYEYDFYGVDKETEVIDYDALEDQAMAYKPKLLITGASSYPRLIDYERMAKIAKNCGAILMNDMAHIAGLVGAKVIPSPIPHCDFVSSSTTKTFCGPRAGMVFCKKEYEKALNKSVFPGTLGSIHLNTIAAKAYSFKYIGTPEFREIMERVVRNAKTLAEELQGYGFRIISGGTDNHIVMVDLRPKGLTGKSFEQALEYVGITVNKNMIPFDMESPFVCSGVRIGLTSTAQRGLEEDAIREIAEIMDKVAKDPENMTNLDACKAQARALISRYPLYPAGYFED
- a CDS encoding alanine/glycine:cation symporter family protein, whose protein sequence is MLESIVTSVNDVVWSIPLIILILGTGVYFSVRMKFPQLRLIKEMFRLLNDNKGKGTDEGVSGLRAFIMTAAGRVGVGNIAGMATAIALGGPGAIFWLWVVALFGTAIALIESTLAQAYKITVNGEFRGGPAYYIERGIGKKWYAKAFALVTILAPGILMPGVQSYNITSSLNQAFGWNTLIIAIVLAAVVGICIFGGVKRISAVAEKVSPFMACAYLLVSFIIIGTNISKVPGVFMMIIQSAFSVQPVFGALAGAALSKGVMRGVFANEAGQGTSAIMAGSADVSHPVKQGLASCLSVYAGTILVCTTSAFMILLTGCYNVVGPAGGFLFEGMPGKEYGVAYVHGAIDTIFPGFGAPFIAVSILLFAFIALLAYYYYAESNLVYVFHETKAWMKSNKPFLYVFRGIFILAAFQGCLQAVSVVWTMGDIGCGLMTWLNVIAVLILSNQGLAIFKDYERQKKLGLEPVFDPDLLGIQNAGSVWRDRLDEYKVAQKAEAEEKGLAA